One Phyllopteryx taeniolatus isolate TA_2022b chromosome 12, UOR_Ptae_1.2, whole genome shotgun sequence genomic window, atcttctttaccgcttctcctcactggggtcccaggctgctggagcctatcccagctatctttgggtgggaggcggggtacactccgaaccagtcgccagccaattgcagggcacatagaaacaaacaaccattcgcactcacattcacacctacgggcaatttagagtcttcaatcaacctaccacgcatgtttttgggatgtgagaggaaaccggagtgccctgagaagacccacccaggcacggggagaacatacaaactccacacaggcaggcccgggatttgaaccccagtccccagaactgtgaggcagatatgctaaccagtcgcccaccgtgccggcgttCCACATACAGTCTACCGTTAAAATCATAGCATAGCTATTATGAACCATAAAGTGGTGTTTTTCCCCTTTGtcttaatgcaaaaaaatacaagtacattaagaaaaaaattatatttattgatattattCTTAATGTTTCATAAAGATAACCTCACCTTAGTTCATTCTACCATATATTCCTCCCTTTTGGGGTCAATGACCCTAAACCAAACTAATGTTTCATGTTTCCCCTCTGTCCCAATGTGACAATATGGTAGTGGCTGCGTCTGATTAATTTCAGATAATCATAGGGTATGAACAAAAATCCATCCGAACAAGTTTCATTAATGGATTGAACCTCTATCTTGTGTGCCGGCTTTGGCCCGCGTAAGGTATGTTTGACATCactgagcaaaaataaaagattagGCTTCTCTGTTCTAATCCTTTTAGTAGGCCTTGTATATCTTCCGGTCATGTCAAGGGCAGATAATCCAATCATAATAATTTTGCACACACTCAAAACTGTGTAGTGATGTGTGAAGTTGTTCTTCCCAAGTGAATAATCCCCTCTTCACATCAACTTATCAACACATCATTATAAAGTCCAGTTGGCAGGAAAGACATTATTAATTGTATAATTCACTGTATGATAACTTAGTGGTACACGGTATCACAGTCTGTAATGTGTGTCTGTCAGTAGCCATTAACCTTCCACAATATCCTTCTTTTTATTGCTTTAATGGAATTTTTGTCCACATATTGTGCTGAACTAATGTAtgagagcagtggttctcaaactggggttaCTGGGCCCCCGTGGGTCCGCAAGCTGTAACTTGGGGGGGTCCGCAAAGtaatttgtaataaattattgttgtatctttttaaaaagggcagTCCCTAATTATGtgtgccaataaaagaaacataataaaccaattactcctccctaaTAGCCTAGTCACTCAtcagtgtatttattttgtgtaaagCGACTGAGTATCTTGAAAATTGCGATATAAGTTCCatctatgatgatgatgatgatgattattattattatcatcattattactgcagctttgggccaattaaaagcgcTGTTGTGATTGTGAAGCATCATCACATAAATGTGACACCCATGCatgaatagtctttttttttgggggggagggttGAGCCAAAATGTGTGTTATTACAGGAGTAAGGACATATTTTGAAGAACAaaaggaggattttttttcaagaataaagtcctaGATTTATTGAGTAAACACGTCTTTCCAGAATAAAATAAGTACTATTTAATGAATAGTCGTATTTGATATTCACTTGTTATActgtatgactttattctcataagttTGTCTTTTTATCCTGATAAAACGTATTCGTTGTTGTTAAGgttataactttaaaaaaaaaaaaaaaatggcttcctTCTCATAACCTTacaccttcatttaaaaaataaatgaaaatgaatttgttgttataatattgcgttttttttttcttcccaaaaaCTTTTACTTCCTATGGCATTAAGGGGTACACATGCAGacatgtttaattggtgttaggatTATGACGAGGTCCTTGGAtagccaaaaagtttgagaacccctgtaTTAGACCACCACCCAGTGTCAGGTTTATGCCATAGAAGCGGCAAATTAACAGCACTGGTAATAAGCAAAATTATAGGGCCTTACTTTTTAgtagttttcttcttttcctgccAAAATCCAGGATGGAGGAGACTGTGCAAACCCTACTGCAGAACCAGGACTCATTGGATGGCCCCAAGGTCGACCCACTGGACCTCATGAAAGCATACAAGGTACAAAAGAACTAAAATTGAATATATAGCTATTCGTTAGGAATCGGAACCTGGCTGGACCGGCCATTATCATTacattgaatttgtattttatttattattatttttaaaacccCAAACATTCTTCAATAAGTGGGGATAAATGACCAATAAGCATTATTTGGGTTGGTccccgccacccccccccccccaaaaaataaaaaaataaataaaataaaactaatgaaaataaaataatggggggaaaacaaatcaGTGAATAGATGAATCTTTGGGTATCGAACCAcaagtatgcaggggtccactgtaattgtaatgatccatccatccatccattttctaccgcttatccgaggtcaggtcgcgggggcagtagctttagcagggactcccaaacttccctctccccagccacttcatccagctcttccggggggagcccgaggcgttcccaggccagacGAGAGatttagtctctccagcgtgtcctgggtcgtccctggggtctcctcccggtgggacgtgcccggaacacctcacgtGGGAGGTGTTCGGGagccatccgaatcagatgccccagccacctcatctggctcctctcaatgtagaggagcagcgactctactctgagatcctcccagattaccgagcttctcaccctatctctaagggagagcccggacaccctatggaggaagctcatttcggccgcttgtatccgggatctcgttctttcagtcacgacccacagctcgtgaccataggtaggaacgtagattgaccggtaaatcgagataaatccttcttcaccacaacggaccgatacaaagtaaTTGTAATGATAATGACGTTAAGTTGAAGAACTCTTGGTAAACCCCAgtgtgtggttgttttgttttcattgcattCCAGGACAAACTCTTGGAGGAAATGTGGAAGCAGCAGGACAGTCTGGAGGGTCCGGCAGTTTCAGAAACGGAAACTTCGGGGTATCTGGAGGCCGGAGGTGGTCTGGAGGAAAACTCTAACAGCAATTCCCTGCTAGAACGACTCAAAGCTCTGGAGGTAATGGACAGAGTGGTTTGCCACTGTTTCTAATTTCTGAATTTGTCAAGACTGTGGAAAACAGAGGTACAGTGACCACTgtgatgaaaaatacaatttgtgtcACTGCATGCTCtatatcagtggttctcaacattttacaccaaagtactgcttaaaaaaaagtattattacaaattaaaagatgtttaagccactgtaacattatgaacagtttgaacctttaattcagtgattcttttgcacaCCACTAGAAGGAGCTGACATACAACTAGTGCTATGTGTACCACAATTTGAGAATGCTGCTCTTTAGggtctgaattgcccgtaggtgtgaatgtgagtgcgaatagtcgtttgtttatatgtgccctgcgattggctggcgaccagttcagggtgtaccccgcctctcgcctgaagatagctgggataggctccagcacgcccgcgacccgagtgaggataagcggtacagacgatacagggtttaagtctggagatcGACTTGGTCAGTCTAAaactgtacatccatccattttctgtagcacctTTCCTGATTAGAATgactggtgagctggagcctatcccagcttactttgaTTGAGAGAAGCGCGGTACATTctggactggtctccagccaatcacatggcacatatagacagatcaccattcacactcacattcacacctgtggacaatttagaatctttagttaacctgccatgcatatttttggaacgtgggaggaagccggaataACTAACCACTTGGAAACTATGCTGTCCCCAGTCTAAAACCTTCTAATTTAATTAGAAAAAGATCTGACAATAATTTTAGTCACTCAGTACATTTCCTGTTTATGTGATGACTTTTGAGGCACTTATCAGCAGCTGCCAGGAGCTGGGCTCAGCCTGGCTGTACGCCACGACGGCTCATTAAACTTAACATTGCCTAGAATGCCAATCACTCATTTAATAAGAGAATTAGGATGCACCTGTCAACAGTGTCTTGTGTTTGCAGTAAACACGCGACACTTCACTTGGGGTTCCAACGCCTAACTCGCACACGTCTGACCTTTTCTATACTCTGGTTGCGAGCCTTCGGGCTGACGTGACCTTTTTATGCTCTCCGCCAACATTCCCACTAAATAATTTTTCcctccaaaacatttttgagcTTATTATGATCAACCTAGTATTGAGCAAAATCATCCACTGTGGTCACTACGATAGTTACTATGAGTTCATCCACGGTCATACTGAATACAGTGTTATTGATGAACTGTCCATGTGGCGCTTCCAGGCTGAGAACTCTGCTCTGTCCTTGGAAAACGACAACCAGAGAAAGCAATATGAGCGCTGTCTGGATGAGGTAAGAAAtagtgaaaatgtgaaaaagaaaatatgtgtaattttgttttattatcctCAAAGTGATGCTCAAACATTAATCACATGCTCTTCTCACATTAGAAGGCCTGGGCAAAAATCCATCTAAGATACCTACTTTTGATTGGGGTTCATTTAGATAAATTCTCTAGTCGAAGTTTGTCAACATATGAAACCTGAAACTAATGGCTGTGCTTTAAACAAGAATGGATGATTTCCTTTTGAATTTTAGATGCATGTTTCCTTGAAACCTTTTTCGTGCATCCGTTATGATATCCACACAATTTTATGTCAATCAGTGAAACTAGTGACGGatgttgatttttaaaaacattttttttctaaatttctaACAAAATACAAGCCCAAAATGACTGCTTTTAACCAAAATGGACCAAATTCCTGTTTGATTGTTGGCATGGGTCCTTAAGATTTTTTcatgtgtcctgttatgatataCATATCCACCAGATTTTGTGACTATTGGTGAATCAGGAAACCTGTGTAAGGGgtggttgatttttttccccccaactttCTAATGAAGTATGAGCCCTGGAATTGACCGTAAATGGCTactgcaaacaaaaatggccgacttcctgtttgatATCAGGCATGGGTccctgagactttttcatgcatcctgaGATGATAAACACGTCCactaaatttcatgttgattggTGAAACTCATGTCCAGggctgatattttttcaaactttctaACAAGTATCTTTTTCGTACATCCGGTCATGATGAACAAGTGCGCCCAAATTCATGATCTGGACCTTTAAAATACATCCAGTTTCAACAGAATACACGCAAATGGATGAGTTTTCGCGTATGTTGAGGCCTCCCAAAAGGCGCTTCATTCGTTTGTTGTTGCCATCTCCTGAGGGTGTGAGCTCATGATCTGTGAATCGCTTTtctattatttatgtattaggGTCTATCTTAAGGGTCCCAAAAATAGCCCCACAAAAGTCAATCAGTAGCGCCCGATGGGCATTTAGAAAAAACTCAGCCCCTGACACGTGTTTCACTAATTGACATGAAATTGGACAGACGTCTGCCGTATCATAAGAAGACATTCGGAAAAGTCACAGGGATTAATGCCAGAATTGAACagcaagtctgccattttgatttgaatcagACAGTTTGGACAAATTCTGGGACTCGCACTTGGTTAGAAAGTTGGAAAAAACACCGTCCTCGACAAAAGTTTCACtgattgacatgaaattgggtggacaggTCTATCATGAAGAGATttacgaaaaagtctcaaggaaccATTCCCGAAAATACACAGGAAGGCGGCCACGTAAACATTTTGGGGCAATTTCAAGGGCTCGCAATTTGATGACCTACTACTCGGGAATTTGTCCAAATGAGCCACAATCAGAACATCTTAGACAGATAGGCAACGTTAAATTGAAAAGCTTTTTGAGTGATGCTTTAattatccatttttttctcaatgcaGGTAGCCAACCAGGTGGTCCAGGCTCTCCTTACTCAAAAGGTACGTGTTTATATTTTCAACATTAACACTGGAGTACTTTAAGTATACTACATCCACTCAGTTCTCTACTTATGTGGATTTGGTAGGACTTGAAAGAAGAATGTGTAAAGCTGCGCACCCGCGTCTTTGACTTGGAGCAGCAGAACCGCCTACTAAGCGTCTTGTTCCAACAACGAGTCCGAATGTCCCAAAGTCCTGCACCCCAGGTAGGAGCAGAAGCCTTTTCATACAAACCAAAGTAACTTTTGCGTTTTTTGCAGTCATCTTATTTTATACTCtgcaacttttgtttttaagctttttttttaacctggggttttaaggttgtcttattttaacctgCCCAACCTTTTTGTTTCAAACAGTTGTATTTTTACCTGCGCAACgtttatgatttttttcaatggtacttttattttaacctgCCCAACTTTTGGAAATTTGACACTAGTCTTATTTTTAACCTGAGaaactttaattttgtttttttttgtgtgtggtaatttattttaacctgCAAAACTTTAGGCTCAATTCCAATAGTATTACTCGAACCTGCCCAAGTTTTGGGAGTTAAATTTTTAACCTACCCAACTTTTAGTGTTTTACCGTAAACTTATTTTTACCTGGGAAGTTTTTAGGGTTTTACGGAAGATATATTTTAACCTGCACAACGTTTGGAGCTATTATGCTTGTAAATTTTTAATTGTACCTGCGCAACTTTGGGGGTTAtactgtagttttatttttacctgTACGACCTTTGGGATGTTAACTTGCACAAGTTTTGGGGGTATGTCTGGTAGTCAGTCTCTTTAACCTGTGCAACTTTTTGGCTTTTACAGTAGTCTTATTTTTACCTGCACAACTTTTGGTGCATTTTCAAgagagtgcattttttttttgttttttttgtacctgtGCAACTTTGGGTCGTTATActgtagttttttgttttgtttttatccctATTGACCGAAAAGCCGGTGAAGGGTCATTCGGGATTCATAGAATTGTAGTTACATTTAtaacttttgttttaattaactgTAACTTTTGGTTtcaatgtagtttttttcttaCCTGCGCAACTTATTTTTAGCAACTCAACGTGGGTTTGTGGGCTttacagtcattttttttttttttttttcccacctgctCAACTTCAgagttttttaaaatggtagttttattttaactgtACTTTTGGTCAGTTTTCCACATCATTATGCTGGTGTTATAAATATATGCACGCAGGAACTGCAAATTTGGGCAATTATGTCATTATTTGGAGAAGACAtgcttaattacgctgcatgaTCCAAAGATATTCTTTAAAGCCTATCCAGGTAATTTAGCATGCTCTGAGGCGAGCAGGCCAAGGAATTCTGTCTTTCCTCTTTAACCTTTTCTGCAAAGGTCATACTTTTAGACTTGACAGAGGTTTGACCTTTGTAGACCATTTGTATGCATTACCACAACGATGCTCAAAGCTGTTATAAACAACGTCTCTTTTCTTGCTCTACCGCACAAAATCTCTAggacaagtttgtctttgaaggactccTGGAAATGGCAAAATTGGGACTGAATTTTCTAAAACTTGTGTCGTGGGCTACTGAGTCATTAGACTTCGTTGCCATACTTTGCCCAGACAGAATGActaaaactcaaatgttttgcTACTCAGTGTTGTCACTGTGTCTTTTAAAATTTGGTAATTGGTATTTCTCTTTCcttcattatttgctgaaaaactcttccttttcaccatttttgtgtttaggccaaagcaataaaaatattactttggcgGATCTTAGTggcaaggaagtatgttgaactTAATTGAAGAGTTTCATTTCGATAAAAGTAATGTTTTGTCACCGTCATGTGACATCTATAAGCAATTATAGTACAGTACATACCTTTTTGGGGGTGTGTCAGGGATgtggcagggctcagtcctTATTCCCCACAAACAGTGGgggttttattgtaaaatgacccctttaaaacaaaatggctgacttcctgtgtgtttttgggtgTAGCtacttgagatttttttgtcgCTCATCTCATAATAGACGTGtactaaatttcatgttgcaaagTGAAAGAGGATTTGGGGgctgattttaaaacaatttaaatcacCAGCTGAGTTATTCGACCTTTGTGTTTTATGGCAAGTCAGCAAATTTGCTACTGTGCTTGGCCCACACGCAATGACGAAAactcaatttttttgtaatttagcgTTTATCGTATTAGAGGTTCAAATATGGTAGCAATTGGCCAAAATCTCTAGGCGTAGGATGActgaaaatgaccaaaatgaccccaaaataGCAGCTTCAAACCACAATGGCTGACTTCCTCTGTCTTGTCAGGCAtgtcttgagactttttcgtagGTCCACTCATGATAAACATGTCTCCCAAATTTCATGATGCTGAGTGAAACTGGCTCCAGGGGCtgaattaaagaaagaaaaaaaaacttcttggTTTGTTGCTACATCCCCAGCTATCGAGAAAGCTGTGTGTGATTTTATCATCTCTCACCAGAGGCTTGAATTTTAAAAGCATTCGTCTCCAGTGAagtcacaaacaaaaatgatcgtcctttattagtcccacagaGGTTCCACAACACAAAGTATAAACACAAGATTGTCACGCTGGGCCAACTCAAGCGTGTTTCCACCCTCACAACACCCTATGACACTGGATTACTGTAACTTTGCTGACTTTGTGGCTCATTGCAAGTCAAGGGTACTTGTTTTTGATTGGGGTTAATTCGGGCGAATTCCCTAGTACGAGCCATGGAATTCGCCCAAAATGACTGtgtcacaaaacaaaatggcgactTCCTGTTAAATGTGGAACATTGAGAGCTTTGGGggccttgagactttttggacatcgtgttatgatagacatgtccacccattGTCATGTTGATCAGTGACACTAGTGTCCgggtcaattttatttttcctctctAACTTTCGAACAAAGTACAGTATGATGCCTAGAATTTGCCCAACACGGTTCCTTTTAGCCAAAATATCTGACTCCCTTTTAAAATTTGTAAAGGCTTCTTGTGACTTTTTCCTGCATCTCCTTATGATAGACACGTCCTCACAATTTTGATTGTAAAACTGGTGACAGTAGCTCATTAATTCTTTCCAGGTAGTGCTACTGTGTGAGTTTGGTCCTGAGCACCAGAGTCAGTGTGATGGTCGTCTTGGATTCAATGTGtttaccattatttttttctacaaataaaTCACCTCATTGGGGGGGCCTCAATATGCCCGAAAACCCAACCATTTTGTGAAAGTGTATTAATATTAGGACGTGCCTGAAAACAACCACCCCTTCCCAAATCCCCCACGAAACTCACTAGGCCAAGAcaggccacacaaaaaaagtctctagAACCCATGCCCAAAACTGGACTGGAAGTctgccttttttgtttgaagcacACCCATTTGAGGTGAATTCCAGTACTTTGTCAGAAAAGTTCGAAAAGAAATCACCCATGGGCTCCAGTTCCACCAATCAATATGATATTTGGGGGATTTGTCTGTCCTAACAGGGCACACCAAAAAGGCTAAGGAACCATGCCGATACAGGAACAAGAAGTtggccgttttttgttttttttaaacaacctttTTCTGCAAATTCCATGGCTTGACGAACTCCTGCTGGGGAATTCGCAAAATGatgagccccaatcagaagcaggtgtCCTAGAGTCCTAGACAGATGGCTCAACAATTACCTTGAAAGAAAATGGTTTCTCACTTTCCAGGAAATCCAAAGGAATGGCAAAGTGGGTATTGCTGCAGGAAGGTGGCCCAGTCTCCTGAGTCTAACGTGCCCACGTAGTAGTGGAAGTGGTAGTGATCTGTCTTTATCCAGTGCTGGTAGTGAATACTCTAGCGGCTCGCACACATGGGCTGAGGGTCGAGGCCTCTCCAAACAGGTGAGTCACTCTCTTATATGTTCTCGAACACTAAAGGATTGTGGGTAAACATACTGATTAATAGATGTCGATATCCCTTGTGGTGTAGTGCGCCACAAGCCGGGACAAAAGGATGAGTGTAGGCTCCGTATCTGGTCATCAGACAGACTTCGGCTGGAAGGAAGGCCACATCCTGAAAGGACTCAAGCGTCTTCAGACCAGCGTCTCAAAAGAGAAACCCTCTCCCGGGTCTATTCCGCACTGCAAGGACTGCATGACCTCCAATGAGGGTATCTACTCTCTGGGCATCAAAAGTAACCTGATGGGGATGACAGCcaagacaaataaaaatgttaacggAGGGATTGCCGTTGTGGACTCTGATGAAAGTAGCAATGACTCAAATATGTCGCAAAGTCAGGAATCCAGCGATAACGCGTCAATAGAAGTTCAGACAGATGAAGGCCCAAAAGAACCTTTAGAGAACACCGTTTCTGACAGCTTCATATTCCCAGCAGAACCACCAGTGAATCTTGAAAAAGAAAGCctaaaagaacacacacaagtAGAAACCGAGAACTCTAGTGACATGTTGAGCGACAGCAACAACAACCAGGAACGATCCAGCGACCGTAAATCCCGGCTGGACCGCATGGACTTGGAATCCCAAGCAAGGGATGCAAACCCGGCTGTGAGACATTCTGCCACCAGAGCTTTGAGCTGTGTGAGCGAAGCCAGGCAACGCAGCTCTTCGGCAGAGGTTTCTCACCACGGGGACGGTGGGATTTCAAGGAACCTAAAGCCCAAACCGCAGCTTTGCGACTCGGCCAGGAAGGCATTCATCCTACGCAGCAAGAGCGCCGACGCTGGACCGGAACAGCACAAACACATCCACTCGCCTCTCCATCAAAACCTCATTCGGGGCCACAAATCTGCCAGTCCAAACAAAAGGGCCAATCACGGTAAACTACACGTTTCGGGTCATGACGCAGAAACAGATGAAGATCCTGCATCGACTTGCAAGTCTCTGGAGCGTGTACAACAGCGCTCGCCTCTTGCGTCGCCTGTCAAAAGTGCTTCAGCGACCAAACCTATTGCAGTTGATGAAGGCTCAAAGACTCCAGCAACACAGCCGCAATCCGCCAGAATTCTGTCCAACAATGAGGAGTGCAAGAACGTACAAAACCAGGAGCAGCTCTCAGACACGTTCTCTTCAGAACTCATATCTCCTTCAGCCCCACTTCTGCCTGGTCGAACGACTTCGCTCCTCCTCAGAACAGCGTCGGACTCCAGACGAATGAGTCGTCCTCAGAGCGCCACCGTCGGAAAGACTACGTCCGGTCAACAAACCAACTTTTCACCAGAAAATCAAGCAGCCAAAGTTGTCTTCAATGGCCATTCATCCAGGATGCCGGCTGTCCCCAGTCCAGAAACGCAGGGTTCAGAATCACCTGTTGAGAGAACCGTTGCATACCACAGCGGAATGGTCGCACCCtctttgttaccaaacccaaatgtcttacAAAGATCTCAGCAGAGCATCAGCGAGCCAAAACTTTCTGAAGTCCTGTCGCAGACATATTCCAATGTCTATTATCACAACTGTCAGAGTTCCGGGTCCAAAGctgtaaaaatgtgtcttcCTGCAAACGCCAGATCTCACGAGGCTATCTCGGGACCAGAAAGTGGTACATTCCTCGTGTTCAGTCGGCAGAACAAAGATGACGCAAACCCGTCCATGAAAAACATCCAAACCTACCAGACGTACATTTGCGACCCCCACATGATGCGTGAATGCGGCATTGCCCGGCGGAAGATTGAAACCCGTTGTAATTCTCTTGATTCCGAACCCTGCGGTGCTCCAGTCACATCTGATGGTGGTGCAATGCTGGACTGGGGTTTCGACGAGGAAGGCTGGCTCTTCAAGCGTTCTGTCTCCGTGTCCACCAGACCTCCCCTGAAGCCAGTCATGGGCATGAACGGGGCCAAGGCTCGAAGCCAGAGCTTCGGAGCACGCTACATGGACCGACCCAGCTTCAACCGGTCCGGGAAGGTGCGCACCCAGATAAAAACGCACTCAGGGAGCTCCTTAAACTCCCTGGGTGACATTCTGCCAGGAAGCATGAGCTGCTCCAGTAGCTATCACTGCCCCATGAACCGATCTCTCCTGAACAACTTCCTCATTGAAGAAGGCCTGGCGGTTCCTCCGTGTCTAGGCTCATCTAGCGAAAGACTACAGAGTCTTAAACTCCAACGAGAACAAGCCAGACGCCTTCAGATCGAGCAACAATTTTCCAGCGCCTTTGGAGAACCTGTCTGTGAAGAACCAGAGAGGCAGAGTACCATAACCACCATCGAGGAGAAGGTGATGCTCGGCATTGAGGAGAACTTGCACAAGTCTCAGGAGCAGGAGAGGAGTAGTGAAGTCAAGCAGAAATCCGGATCCACCTTAGCCAACTGGTTTGGGTTCCGCAAGGGTAAGCTTCCCATCCCCAGTGGCAAGAAGACAGACCCGGCAAAGACAAAAGAAGAGAAGAGGGATCAAAAGATTACGGCACTGCTCGGAGGGAAGCAGACCAAGACGGACAAGAAGAGAGACAGGAGAAAAAATGACGGAAAAGACTGGTAAGACCGATtccatgtttttcttctctttacGCTACCTTCACGCAAATCCCAATTGGGCCACTTgagaaataaaaatctaaatgtatGTCTCTTGAACCATGCAGCATATATTCAGCCTTAGATTGACCGCTCGGACCTCTTGTAATTTGTTTATGAAATTCCTTTTTGTTTCAGCTCTGTGGGAAGAAGAGAGTCGCACGATGCAGTGCGAG contains:
- the LOC133487284 gene encoding nck-associated protein 5-like isoform X2; this encodes MVTLQQHFSRMEETVQTLLQNQDSLDGPKVDPLDLMKAYKDKLLEEMWKQQDSLEGPAVSETETSGYLEAGGGLEENSNSNSLLERLKALEAENSALSLENDNQRKQYERCLDEVANQVVQALLTQKDLKEECVKLRTRVFDLEQQNRLLSVLFQQRVRMSQSPAPQEIQRNGKVGIAAGRWPSLLSLTCPRSSGSGSDLSLSSAGSEYSSGSHTWAEGRGLSKQCATSRDKRMSVGSVSGHQTDFGWKEGHILKGLKRLQTSVSKEKPSPGSIPHCKDCMTSNEGIYSLGIKSNLMGMTAKTNKNVNGGIAVVDSDESSNDSNMSQSQESSDNASIEVQTDEGPKEPLENTVSDSFIFPAEPPVNLEKESLKEHTQVETENSSDMLSDSNNNQERSSDRKSRLDRMDLESQARDANPAVRHSATRALSCVSEARQRSSSAEVSHHGDGGISRNLKPKPQLCDSARKAFILRSKSADAGPEQHKHIHSPLHQNLIRGHKSASPNKRANHGKLHVSGHDAETDEDPASTCKSLERVQQRSPLASPVKSASATKPIAVDEGSKTPATQPQSARILSNNEECKNVQNQEQLSDTFSSELISPSAPLLPGRTTSLLLRTASDSRRMSRPQSATVGKTTSGQQTNFSPENQAAKVVFNGHSSRMPAVPSPETQGSESPVERTVAYHSGMVAPSLLPNPNVLQRSQQSISEPKLSEVLSQTYSNVYYHNCQSSGSKAVKMCLPANARSHEAISGPESGTFLVFSRQNKDDANPSMKNIQTYQTYICDPHMMRECGIARRKIETRCNSLDSEPCGAPVTSDGGAMLDWGFDEEGWLFKRSVSVSTRPPLKPVMGMNGAKARSQSFGARYMDRPSFNRSGKVRTQIKTHSGSSLNSLGDILPGSMSCSSSYHCPMNRSLLNNFLIEEGLAVPPCLGSSSERLQSLKLQREQARRLQIEQQFSSAFGEPVCEEPERQSTITTIEEKVMLGIEENLHKSQEQERSSEVKQKSGSTLANWFGFRKGKLPIPSGKKTDPAKTKEEKRDQKITALLGGKQTKTDKKRDRRKNDGKDCSVGRRESHDAVRACISMPCPGISIQTQGHNDITGDAQRTDGENGALIKTTLQDAVIGSGCKMRTLDSGIGTIPLPESCSFFSSILHLLPKSSSSTPEPESSLSSVLDSSCEEVSPLPRWRIPSGFRDDRAGVPNTLSDVTHIQSVPFPTVAFLQPVRPQPEPIVTSAHVCDSHNRTQRPPQGGIEPKKLTYIKTKTRTPQSQQKEQTRLQSI
- the LOC133487284 gene encoding nck-associated protein 5-like isoform X1, encoding MVTLQQHFSRMEETVQTLLQNQDSLDGPKVDPLDLMKAYKDKLLEEMWKQQDSLEGPAVSETETSGYLEAGGGLEENSNSNSLLERLKALEAENSALSLENDNQRKQYERCLDEVANQVVQALLTQKDLKEECVKLRTRVFDLEQQNRLLSVLFQQRVRMSQSPAPQEIQRNGKVGIAAGRWPSLLSLTCPRSSGSGSDLSLSSAGSEYSSGSHTWAEGRGLSKQCATSRDKRMSVGSVSGHQTDFGWKEGHILKGLKRLQTSVSKEKPSPGSIPHCKDCMTSNEGIYSLGIKSNLMGMTAKTNKNVNGGIAVVDSDESSNDSNMSQSQESSDNASIEVQTDEGPKEPLENTVSDSFIFPAEPPVNLEKESLKEHTQVETENSSDMLSDSNNNQERSSDRKSRLDRMDLESQARDANPAVRHSATRALSCVSEARQRSSSAEVSHHGDGGISRNLKPKPQLCDSARKAFILRSKSADAGPEQHKHIHSPLHQNLIRGHKSASPNKRANHGKLHVSGHDAETDEDPASTCKSLERVQQRSPLASPVKSASATKPIAVDEGSKTPATQPQSARILSNNEECKNVQNQEQLSDTFSSELISPSAPLLPGRTTSLLLRTASDSRRMSRPQSATVGKTTSGQQTNFSPENQAAKVVFNGHSSRMPAVPSPETQGSESPVERTVAYHSGMVAPSLLPNPNVLQRSQQSISEPKLSEVLSQTYSNVYYHNCQSSGSKAVKMCLPANARSHEAISGPESGTFLVFSRQNKDDANPSMKNIQTYQTYICDPHMMRECGIARRKIETRCNSLDSEPCGAPVTSDGGAMLDWGFDEEGWLFKRSVSVSTRPPLKPVMGMNGAKARSQSFGARYMDRPSFNRSGKVRTQIKTHSGSSLNSLGDILPGSMSCSSSYHCPMNRSLLNNFLIEEGLAVPPCLGSSSERLQSLKLQREQARRLQIEQQFSSAFGEPVCEEPERQSTITTIEEKVMLGIEENLHKSQEQERSSEVKQKSGSTLANWFGFRKGKLPIPSGKKTDPAKTKEEKRDQKITALLGGKQTKTDKKRDRRKNDGKDCSVGRRESHDAVRACISMPCPGISIQTQGHNDITGDAQRTDGENGALIKTTLQDAVIGSGCKMRTLDSGIGTIPLPESCSFFSSILHLLPKSSSSTPEPESSLSSVLDSSCEEVSPLPRWRIPSGFRDDRAGVPNTLSDVTHIQSVPFPTVAFLQPVRPQPEPIVTSAHVCDSHNRTQRPPQGGIEPKKLTYIKTKTRTPQSQQKEQTRLQVAN